The following are encoded together in the Vespa velutina chromosome 3, iVesVel2.1, whole genome shotgun sequence genome:
- the LOC124948144 gene encoding phospholipase A1-like, whose product MKTKTTTYSDASDITMGSPFIFLALFGVLSLNLAKAEDIFYFPDDTGTTHVISIEDYDLTNEDITFLKANLSGVKFILYTRQNPNDGYILKLDDLPNLQNPNCTWNASNPTKIITHGWRGSHKSDSCVRVRDAYLTVGNYNVIVIDWENIASDILYNKVRACIPNVALYVAKFINYMQAVADLNPKNTLMVGHSLGSHLISLAANNISDSIADVVGLDPAGPGYTNANPNNRIDKTHADYVQVIHTSSGRLGLRGNYGTADFHMNGGNTQPGCGIWDIIGKCSHARSYLYFSESIENPRGFRVTPVTCTRSSCPNVYMGGSSLDHNAQGSYILATASEPPFALG is encoded by the exons atgaaaacgaaaacgacgacgtACTCTGACGCATCGGACATTACAATGGGTTCTCCGTTTATTTTCTTAGCAC TTTTTGGTGTTCTATCTCTGAACCTTGCCAAAGCCgaagatatattttactttcctGATGATACTGGGACCACTCACGTAATTTCTATAGAGGACTATGACTTAACCAACGAGGATATTACATTTTTGAAAGCTAATTTATCAGGGGTGAAATTCATTCTTTATACGCg ACAAAATCCTAACGATGGTTACATCTTAAAATTGGACGACTTGCCGAATCTTCAGAATCCTAATTGTACGTGGAATGCGAGTAATCCTACGAAAATCATTACACACGGCTGGAGAGGATCTCACAAAAGTGATTCATGCGTTAGAGTTCGCGATG CCTATCTAACAGTTGGTAATTACAATGTAATCGTAATCGATTGGGAAAATATTGCTAGTgatatactttataataaaGTAAGAGCATGTATACCTAATGTTGCTTTATACGTCgctaaatttataaattatatgcaaGCTGTTGCCGATTTAAATCCAAAGAACACGTTAATGGTTGGTCATTCTTTGGGTAGTCATCTCATTTCACTCGCAGCAAACAATATTTCCGATAGCATTGCAGACGTCGTCG GTCTTGATCCCGCTGGACCAGGTTATACCAATGCTAATCCTAATAATAGAATCGATAAAACTCATGCGGATTACGTACAAGTAATTCACACGAGTTCTGGAAGATTAGGCTTGAGAGGTAATTACGGTACAGCTGATTTTCATATGAATGGTGGAAATACACAACCCGGATGCGGTATCTGGGATATAATAg gaaaatGCTCTCACGCAAGATcatacttatatttttcgGAATCCATTGAAAATCCTCGTGGTTTTCGAGTTACTCCTGTTACATGCACACGATCCTCGTGTCCTAACGTATACATGGGTGGATCTTCTCTCGATCACAA cgCCCAAGGATCTTATATATTGGCTACTGCTAGCGAACCTCCTTTTGCTTTAGGATAA